Part of the Vigna radiata var. radiata cultivar VC1973A unplaced genomic scaffold, Vradiata_ver6 scaffold_86, whole genome shotgun sequence genome is shown below.
atatatttatttttatttattctttttaattttatcgaGTAAAAAACGAGACATTTCtgcatttatgaattttaacaaaataatatcaatattaatgcttatataaataagaatttatataatcattatttgtaatgttttgatagtttattttattttttaattttagaatataacaAAGAGTAAAGTATAAATAGTAAATGcccatgttttatattttattataaattttaaaattttaaatatagttaagaggaaactaaaaataaaatatatagaccaaaagataatattttgtatatttagatctcttttgataaaagatatactcaaagaaaatagaaatcgttataagcatttttttttttaattttaactattagtTTCaagtataattattaaaatgtctaaattaaTTTGTGAGATTCAATATTTTAactgagaatatatatatatatatatatatatatatatatatatatatatatatatatatatataNNNNNNNNNNNNNNNNNNNNNNNNNNNNNNNNNNNNNNNNNNNNNNNNNNNNNNNNNNNNNNNNNNNNNNNNNNNNNNNNNNNNNNNNNNNNNNNNNNNNNNNNNNNNNNNNNNNNNNNNNNNNNNNNNNNNNNNNNNNNNNNNNNNNNNNNNNNNNNNNNNNNNNNNNNNNNNNNNNNNNNNNNNNNNNNNNNNNNNNNNNNNNNNNNNNNNNNNNNNNNNNNNNNNNNNNNNNNNNNNNNNNNNNNNNNNNNNNNNNNNNNNNNNNNNNNNNNNNNNNNNNNNNNNNNNNNNNNNNNNNNNNNNNNNNNNNNNNNNNNNNNNNNNNNNNNNNNNNNNNNNNNNNNNNNNNNNNNNNNNNNNNNNNNNNNNNNNNNNNNNNNNNNNNNNNNNNNNNNNNNNNNNNNNNNNNNNNNNNNNNNNNNNNNNNNNNNNNNNNNNNNNNNNNNNNNNNNNNNNNNNNNNNNNNNNNNNNNNNNNNNNNNNNNNNNNNNNNNNNNNNNNNNNNNNNNNNNNNNNNNNNNNNNNNNNNNNNNNNNNNNNNNNNNNNNNNNNNNNNNNNNNNNNNNNNNNNNNNNNNNNNNNNNNNNNNNNNNNNNNNNNNNNNNNNNNNNNNNNNNNNNNNNNNNNNNNNNNNNNNNNNNNNNNNNNNNNNNNNNNNNNNNNNNNNNNNNNNNNNNNNNNNNNNNNNNNNNNNNNNNNNNNNNNNNNNNNNNNNNNNNNNNNNNNNNNNNNNNNNNNNNNNNNNNNNNNNNNNNNNNNNNNNNNNNNNNNNNNNNNNNNNNNNNNNNNNNNNNNNNNNNNNNNNNNNNNNNNNNNNNNNNNNNNNNNNNNNNNNNNNNNNNNNNNNNNNNNNNNNNNNNNNNNNNNNNNNNNNNNNNNNNNNNNNNNNNNNNNNNNNNNNNNNNNNNNNNNNNNNNNNNNNNNNNNNNNNNNNNNNNNNNNNNNNNNNNNNNNNNNNNNNNNNNNNNNNNNNNNNNNNNNNNNNNNNNNNNNNNNNNNNNNNNNNNNNNNNNNNNNNNNNNNNNNNNNNNNNNNNNNNNNNNNNNNNNNNNNNNNNNNNNNNNNNNNNNNNNNNNNNNNNNNNNNNNNNNNNNNNNNNNNNNNNNNNNNNNNNNNNNNNNNNNNNNNNNNNNNNNNNNNNNNNNNNNNNNNNNNNNNNNNNNNNNNNNNNNNNNNNNNNNNNNNNNNNNNNNNNNNNNNNNNNNNNNNNNNNNNNNNNNNNNNNNNNNNNNNNNNNNNNNNNNNNNNNNNNNNNNNNNNNNNNNNNNNNNNNNNNNNNNNNNNNNNNNNNNNNNNNNNNNNNNNNNNNNNNNNNNNNNNNNNNNNNNNNNNNNNNNNNNNNNNNNNNNNtttcagttggtacattttagcaatgtgtaccgggtttcagtagacaaaaatacccttatatatcatgaattaagttttaaggttaaggatattttaataattttcattttcaaaattaaaaaaataaaaaaagaaaccctccaaacccttacccacctctctcatccctcgcaaccctttctctttcatctctctcggaccttttctctgtcatccctactctagtcccaattgaaaaaaatcaaacacttgccttattttaaaaatttttattctcaaaactgaaaaaagaaaccccaaacccttactcacctcNttcattcctctcaaccctttctccttcatctctctcactcaaacattttctNtgtcatctctgcactagctccaactaaaaaaacactcattattaaacaatttacttttttaaagagttgagtcattgacatattcaccttccgaaaaaagttcattcataatctctttaatttcattatattcactatatatattacagtcgactggcacaacttgcaccaagacatatgagcatccttcctttacattctgcgtaacattgctccgtagccatttaattttttttggtagaaattcattaacttgttttcttttactaaagaaaaaacaaatcaaaatacaataaaattctcaacgataaaatcaaacaataaaaattctaaatcttgaaattttatttaaaattatataaagaaaaaattaggtgctttaattttttttatttatgtaagtattttttttctctaaccattttatttaataataagtgttttttagttggtcctagtgcagagatgacagagaaaaatgtttgactgagggagatgaaggagaaagggttgagaggaatgaaggaagtgagtaagggtttgtttttttttttttttagttttgagaatgaaaattattaaaataaggcaaatatttctgatttttttcaattggggctagagcAGGGATGACGATGACATAGAAAAAGTctgagtgaaagagatgaaagagaaagggttgagaggaatgaaagaggtgGATAAgagtttgggggtttctttttttattttcttaattttaagaatgaaaattattaaaatatccttaaccttaaaacttagaattcatgatataagggtatttttgtctactgaaacccgatacacattgttaaaatgtaccaactaaaaaacaggcgtacgcaagttagcaaacccatatatatatatatatatatatatatatatatatatatatatatatatatatatatatatatatatatatatatatatatatatattaattttaaaaacatgagTAGCTTAAACATATCAGTAAGTTAAATggagtaattaattaaattttaatatacttattagtgaaataaaaactattacttttatatatttaaaaaaatacagtacataaaaattaagaattaaatataatacgtaatgtataaaaaattaaataattattctttagcTTTTACGTAATACatcattcataataaattatataattaaaattttagtttatcaattttgtaattttatatttttctaagtaAGTTGGTGGGTTAATCTTACTCATCACAAGGACTATGTTGTCTCTAATTTTTTGaactattattaaaatgattttttaaagtcAGACCTAACTTAGATACATGACAAATGAAGTTAATCAATATGCTTTGTTCCATTCTTATAGTTTCACatcacaataaataattttcatatttatactaaaagagaaaattaatattttaacaattaaaataagtgtttaataattatattacaataatatgaatgaatgattaaCTAGCTAATGAAGTTACTATGTGGTCAGATGATATAAAGAGCTATCAATACATAAGATGGTTATAAAACTGagtgataaaaatattcaatatggtTATTTGTAGGTCGtacaacataaataataattttttaaagtaaatatcaaatatataaaaatattattcgattattttttcaaaagtatattttcttttcaacaaagataataaaaaacagataaaatactttcaatatatttaaataaaaagtttaaaaatgaaaataaaacatataaaagttaaaagataaataaattttaaaattattgttttataaaaaaattcataaaataaaatttattaatatagtactcaagtattttaaatatattaatttaaaattatttatataatttaacatttataaaaaattcagaaatatCAATCTCATACCTATAGCTTGAATCCGTCTATAGGCGTgcttttatcattaaaaattacgcagaataatttattttcttttaattctcaACTGTTATCATTTGGCAACCCAAattagtgtgattattgatatttttttcttttattctctcacGTGTTTCTTTTTAACCTATTATGTTAGAGAAGTAATCTACTATAATTATGCCTTTGCACCagactttaataaaatttaattataaaaatattttgaattcatacatttattaaaacattaaggtaaaataaaaataataaagtgaaagaaaaagcaCTTTTGACATTCTAGAatgaaaaagattgtgaaatAAAAACTATGAAAATGGTAATTATTTCAGAATTGATATGagaatttcataataaatatttttcttgataatatcatattttcaatttcttttacaaaactCTACTTTGACTTTGCATAATTAGTTCAActttaataagtaaaaatttatCACCTGCACATTCTCATTCTCATATTGTTTATCACTCAGTGCAAGTCAATGTTATAGAAAATTGTTCTCACAAAAGCCAATAATTGAATGGATAAGTACaaaattctatatttattttcaaaatatggataataactttatttatttatatattttgagagGAGGAAATGAATCcctttgtttttgcttttgagatttaatttactttattatcCTGCACTACAGTTGCAAGGAaacatctttatcttttttgaaCTACTTGGGTGACAAGACAAAAATATGTAGGCTTCTAATAATATCTTCCAACACCATTGATTAATGTTTATTAACTTCAACATGTGTCTCTTATTCATTTGTGGAGAGTCTCCTTGATTATTCTACTGCAGATCATCATGGTATATCCTTAACTCACCCTGCCAAAAAGGGAATATCCAATAATCAGTCAACAGAAGAACATAACAAGACAGTATATAGTAagatttaatagaaaaagaaaaattgaatggtTTTGGTTTGAACTTGCTCACTTGGAACAATTCATGCTGTCAGAGATGGGAAAGCTGAGAGTGATGTTACACATATGAGGAAGATCTTGGATCTTGGAGGGCACCAATGGTGGTTGCATTCCCTTAACCATAATCTCAATGCACCAACAAATGGTCTTGGGACCAATCCCATGATGGGCTAATGCGTTAAGCTCTATCACATGTTGGCAGCATTTTCTTGAGGGCATGCTGAAATTTGGATCCCCCACAAGGAATTCCAAGCAATATGGGAAGTATTCAAATATTGGTGTACAAACAGAGACTGGAGAGGCCATAACTTCTTCTGCCTCACCCATGTCTGATGCAGAAACCAGACATAGTGCCAGTACTAGGATACCAACCATAGTCATTGTGCAAAATGAGTTTAATGCTTAGAACagttttcattaatttatagtAACTAGACCTGCTATTTACCTGCTGTTATATCACTGAATTTCAGCAAAACACTATATTActgaattatatttaatgatGGATCCTGTTTTGGTAACACCCGCATTCTCATAGAATAAGctggttttttattttggaaatacTGAAATCAAACATGCAACATTTATGTTCCTTAAAACCTTAAAAGCTGTTCAATTGTACACTTCACACCAACTCATGTAAAGTGTATTTTGTTCCAAATGCAAATAAATAACAACTCCGATTGCTTGTACATGTCCGAACtctcacatcaattaaaaataagataaggttaatttataatatacaaataggtacaaacctcaccttacaagctgattttatggaattgaattaagtttaagtccactttttaatatggtatcagagtcagatTAACGCTTATCCTaacaatatttgttatttgtgaACATATTATTTCATCCGTTATCAGACCATTATCAAACCACCCATTAATATTTAGTCctacgctcgagatgtatatactttaacgtaaaggaaaataaattttaacaccattttttgacaccattttgacactgcacacgtgtcaaaatgtggttggacgatttcaaattaaaaaacaaactttggtttttttcttccaaacatatccctgtctcaacttttttaatttgaaatcgtccagtgtgcagtgtcaaaatagtgtcaaaaaatggtgttaaataTCAttggttaaaagctctttttggtcccaattttggttcggaaaattcgttttggtccctgagttaaatttgtgttcaatttcgtcccaaagaacgaatttaatgttcaatttggtccttttcagtaactccgttaaaattgttaacggcaacgtgtccagctctgcaactgctgagtgaggtgtcagttttttgctgactgggaaaccttttcagttggaattatgattttttaaaaaatttagaagggcaaagtggaaaaaaagaaagactttcttcttcctctaaaaccctaattcctctaCCATTACCCAAACCCCAACCGCCGACCACCGACCACcgtccatcatcttcttcctcgcacGCCGTCAACAACCATCGCacctcgcacctccatcactatcgcacctccatcaccattgcacctccatcaccatcgcacctccatcaccatcgcacctccatcaccgtTGCATCTCGCACCTGCagaaaacaaacccaaaagCAGAAACGGGAACAAAATTTTTTGGGAGATAAAAGGTAGAGGGTCAGtccaattttttaaaaccttttgtGGGGATTGAGCCTTGAGGGTTAGCAGTTGGGGTGCAAGAGTTGTTGTGACTGATAATTATTTCTCAATCCATTTCCTCTTCAATGCAAAATTCATCTTCCTTCTCCTACTCAAATGTTCGGTCTCCATCTCCAGAcatcttattttttgtttatttctctTTTGGCATTGAATTTCATTTATGCATCTTATTGTTCATCCCCCTTCTCGTTGCTGATGAAGCTATTACTATGTTCTACAGCAAAGGAAAATGGAGGGCCCCAGTGAGATGGGTCTCATTGGGGAAAAGTTTGATGCTGGTTTGATGGGGAGGATGAGGGATGATGAGTATGACTTTATAAAACTTAGTcgttttttactttatttacttttttttctaattttcttttgtaattgaGTTACGTGGTAAGATTGGTTTGTGGTTTTTGGGTTTtgattttattggtttttagTTTCTTCAAGGAGTGTCCTCATCAAGCAAAGGTTGGATCTCAGTAAGAGGCTTGGGTTGGAGAATAAACAAGTCAAGTTCTGGTTTTAGAACCGACGAACCCAAATGAAGGTGAATTTAAGGACAATAATGTAGAATTATTGCACTTGAATGCAGTTTGGCGATTCAATTtagaggaattagggtttcagaggaagaagaaagtctttctttttttcccactttgccaaaaatcctaattccaactgaaaatGTTTCCCAGTCAACAAAAAACTGACACCTCACTCAGCAGTTGCAGAGCTGGACACGTTGCCCATTAACAAGTTTAACagagttactgaaaaggaccaaattgaacattaaattcgttctttgggacgaaattgaacacaaattcaactcagagaccaaaacgaattttccgAACCAAAATTGGAaccaaaaagagtttttaaccaatatcattttcctatacCAGATTGGTACATTCTGTTAACCACGACAACATTATGCAGACAAGATTCTCACCCAAGTTGTCTTCACATTCTTTATTGACAATTGAAGGCAAGGTAGACTCGTagaatttaacaaaacaaagaTTATTTGGATCTTGACCtgatcaatatttatatattttttttcctttttcgtCTTTCACCATCTTCCATTTGTATAGAGGCTGTTGTTGTGCTCATACAATCATGTGACAGTAACCTCTTAACAACTGCATTATGGGTTGTACATTATAGCGATCTGGATATGCTTTTGATGGTCGGTGCACTACTGTGATGGTTCCAGATGAATTTCTCAccacataaacaaatatatttgtgttaaatattttatttattatacttgAACTATATCAAAAGAAGGGTCATTGCAGTGGTGAAGTTGGAAAGGAATGTAGtgttatttatatgattatgatgaGATGGTGAAGTGGTTCACGTCAGATAAACTAATTGGATAACTCGATAACCAACAAATTAATATGGTATTATGATAATCAAGTTAATTGATCTAGAATGTACTCTTTTTTTAACACATTACATTACATACGGAAGTCCAATATGCTAGAGAATATCATAtagtgaaattatttataaacgGATAAAATTCATGaatagagatttttttttttatcacgttTAGTACTTTTGTgttatttagaaattaaaatttaaaacagtttttttttttcgaaacactttttaaaaacaaaattataacagAATATATCCctcaaaagtaaatatatatttaatacctTAAATAAAGAGTAATTAACCTAATAATATCATTAGACCGACtgcaaaagtaaataataaaagacaTTATTCATTCTCTAATTATTAATATGTTGATGTTACAATTATAgcttaattttctatatttagcTCGTAAGCATGTGACTAACGttagaatttaattattgatgagACGCGAAGAGATAACGTCGGAGGTGACTAGTTTAGATGAGCTAGACAATGTAAAATACATTATTCATTGTTACTTTATGAAAATAAAGGTAAAACTGTTTCTGATAAAAATtgatgcagaaaaaaaaaaatcaattctacaaaatcaatcaataagcaagatttatatctatttgtatattacaaattaattttatccttatttgatacaaaatttttaatcgtaaatatcaaattaaacattttttttattttgaagtattTGTTGATCGTAATAGAGTTTCATATTCTTgagatatttgattttcttaaaaattaataccgaagaaataatttgtttttattatttttttttcaagattctTACGGTTTGATCTTTTTGTTAACGTGTTGACATGATCGTCATATTGAATAGTCAACATTATATTtgttgcaaaaataataatatcatgacacatttttacattcatttgacacaaaatacaaagataaaatagttcaaaaaatataaagtttttgtagtttttcaagaaagaagagaataaaaagtaagtaaggataatatcaaataaatataaaaaatttaggtatGTCAAAGAAtcatgggttaaatatgtttttagtccctatactttggaacgattttggttttagtccctctttcaaactaaggtacaatttagtccttcaactttaaaaaactctggttttagtcctttttaccaaaattttttaactttatttgttgtttcaagcacgtttcattataggattgggattgtttacactgtttgacacatttttgcttcaatgctaactgagaaacgcgtttgaaacaacaaataaagttaaaaaaattttgtaaaaaggactaaaaccaaagttttcaaaagttgaagaactaaattgtaccttagtttaaaatagggactaaaactaaaatcgtcccaaagtatagggactaaaaacatatttaacccaagaATCATTTCTcttgttacaaatatattttatatatttttagtttggaAATTCACAACTTTTGATGTTAAGATAAAAGGACAACGTTATTTAGGATGATAGGTGTAAATGAAAaggagaatgatattttaataccattttttgacaccattttgacactgcacacgtgtcaaaatgtggttgaacgatttcaaattaagaaaacaaattttggtttttcttttccaaatataagttcattttGGGTGAAAGGAAATGAAAGATAAGAGTGGTTGGTGAAAAAGAAAGGGGGGTTATTTACTTAGAGGAGAGAATACActacgataaaaaaaaaagtgtatttaaCATGTATTGCATGTATACTAAACACTAAAATAATGAACGTTAATTTATTAGtgttattttttgaaaactaCTTCTAGCTATAGATACatgtcattattaatttttaaattaaaacattttagcATCGATTTTGATAGATTATAAGACGtttataatttagaattttagtATTGACTTAATCGATgctaataataaaaactttaaaaaaataataatgtactttcgtttttaaataatataaacaaaaaattaataaataattataataaattaaatatataaatgtaaatgaaaaatataaatacgaTGGCGAGACTGTGAATAAAGGAGAAAATTAGAAgaatatgaatgaaaaaaatgtacATAAAAAAGATGTGTggatgaaaattataaataaaaaaatttgtcatcTTTAAATCTTTTTAGCCTATactaactaaataaaatattaaaattaaataaggttAGTATCTGCTAAGTCgacattagttttatttattttagttttgttatacATGGGTTCAGTAAACTCTAACGTAAACAAAtgtgaatattaaaaataaaaaaggtttacATCCATTAATGCTAAacttattaacttttaatatttattttaattagcaCTCGCTAAACTAGTACAAACTCAAATATTTGTtcaataaagtattaaaaataaattttaaattcttttagtttttttaaaaattaatattataattgattaggTCAATACTAATAATGTTGTGATTTTGCTTACACTAATATTTGTAAgctaaatttatgttttttatgataagGTTAGGATGTGaaaactttgatacattttggttcaaaaacattaaaaataaattattatctttcttttaattcaattacattgattttttttttcaaatgtgtttTCCAACTGATATTGAAGCGATAAGGTAttaaatagtgtaaacaattcaaatgttagcctaaaatgttataaaatattattattttattacaataaaaagttGTGAAACATTCATAAATGGTTTCAAcgtttgtaaaagaaattttttcaatgttaactTTTGCAACCTTCATTTCTTTGCAACATTCATAAAGTGCAAGGTTCCAATTCTTAGGAAATATTATTTTGCATAGAACTCAAAACGAGTCACAATCTGTGGGTcaacccggtccaccacgggtttgggctgggttggatttgaaaaaattgtattttttttatgcggatcaGATTTCAACCAGGTtcatttaaacccgactcatgcgggttgaacctgtggtgggccgggttggcccaccaacccacctacctaattttattttattaaattttaattttaattttgtaaaaagatatttattattattctttgcttgaaaaaattatttaattttcctattttcaaaattaattaaacacacatgttgggagtgaaacttttttagatttgaattatacaaagtttgtaatttttttatttaaaaaaaatataattaaatgagtcagTGAGCGAACCCGTTTActcaccaacccgtggtgggtcgggctggtttcgaatttttctgacttgttaataaatgagtcaggttgggttgactcattaagtgaccaacccatgaTGGGCCGGGTCGGGTCggattacccattttgacagctctaactTTGCACCTAGCTCTAATTTTGcacctagctctataaatagaactCATCTTCCATTCTAAGGGAGtagaacaaaaacatattttccaatctctattttctctctcttgatTTCCTATCCTCCTATCTTGTTTTCTAAATCTCATATCTTATCCTGTGTATATACTTTATAGAGTTTATTGCTAGTTTTGTGATCCTCGAATATATTTCGAGAAGTTTCTATTGTATCCTAGGAGACATACGCAATACACCCATGAATAAGTCTTTAAGAATAGTGACTCTACACACCACAGgaaattttgtttgtgtttctgtAAGCTTTTATCCAACATAAAATACGTTtgataggtaaaaaaaaatttacataattgGATTAAAAGGACTatatccatttatttttaaaatttgagaaccAAAATGCATTGAAGTTTTGATcagaaaagaattttaattttgggtgaaaattcataaattaaaaatatatttaactcttttattaaataaattaaaatctatccattaataataaaaaaattaatttattaaagaattttatgaatgaaaattttgattgaTAATGAAAACTTGAATATCTATTGATGAAATCCATccataaatttttgtttgtaattagAAAATTTCTTGTAATGTTGGTTTGAATAAAAGTAGCTTAGAAAATTGGTACATTGCTAATATTGTTGTTGTGCATGGCTTGAACTATCGCCATCCTGCTTTATTGCTTATGCAAAATCTTAATGTAAGTAGTGTCCAAGTTCCATTTATTAGTTCACAATTTTACATATCTTACGGATACATAAGATCTCATCATAAACCAACAAAGACTTGTGAGAAATCACAAACTGAAAATATATGTAGGATAAAAAAGAtctcataaaaatttaatatgcatTATTGAAGAGGAAAACATAGTAAAAGAAATACTGGACAACCACCACCAAGAACCAGATTTATGGGAAACAAAACGACTTAATCTAATAAAACTTCTGAAGCATTTTCTAGATGTTTCTCTTGGCTTTCAATTGATTCGGCTGtgaaatgaaaaatgacttCTAAATAAGCATTTTCTAGATGTTTCTCTGAATGAATCTTCGATGttcaaataattaagataatttatattttttgaatgtaatgaatatgaatattattaaataaatattttttacgaatcgtatttataaaaacatagaCTACGAGCTTATGTtctcattaaaataatacaagtatataataataataatgtagtTAATAATAACGTAGTTATAACATATGAATATTTTAGTAAGTTTAGACTAtttcatgaaattgattttgttggaatattatgtttttaatatatctaatagGCTgaatattaagatattttatatgaGTATTCCATGAAAACAAAACTTCACGGTGATtaacaaaaactcaaaaaaaaaaatggaggtgAAGAAAGTCAACTTCACTGTAGAAAGGGCAAGGGAGaatttttttgaagtttaagacattctaatattttaaaagtgttaaaatagataataataataataatttagagagtgaaaattgatatgatcaaatataaaatttgaaaataatttatactgaAGAAATTATCACGAATGAAAACAGTGAATTCTGTTTGCTTATAGGCTAAAAATGAAGCCAACCTTAAGCCCAAACTTTACAGGATGAAAATAGAAGACTTTTTCTTTCTGTACCTCATAATTTCTAAAATGACCACTTTATCTTTCATAAAAGTAACTTT
Proteins encoded:
- the LOC106754197 gene encoding non-specific lipid-transfer protein 13-like → MVGILVLALCLVSASDMGEAEEVMASPVSVCTPIFEYFPYCLEFLVGDPNFSMPSRKCCQHVIELNALAHHGIGPKTICWCIEIMVKGMQPPLVPSKIQDLPHMCNITLSFPISDSMNCSKVS